The following nucleotide sequence is from Mycobacterium sp. Z3061.
GCCGCAACCTCGCCGACTTCATCCAACGGGAAGTGGTCGCCCGCACCGGATTACGTGACTGCCGGGTGCACGGCCGGACGTGGGATCTGCTGCGGTTGACCCGGATGCCGACCGTACAGGTCGATGTCGGCTACATCACCAACCCGGGTGACCGCGAGATGCTGATCTCGACGCAGAGCCGTGACGCCATCGCCGAAGGTATTCTCGCCGCGGTCAAGCGGCTGTACCTGTTGGGCAAGAACGACCGTCCCACTGGGACATTCACCTTTGCCGAACTGCTGGCCCACGAATTGGCCGTGGAGCGCGAGCGGGCCAGCCGGCTCAGCGGTTCCTAGTCTCGCAATCGTCGACCTGACGGGCCGCCGGCGTAGTCTCGCCGGCCGTCATCTCACTGCCGACTGAAGCAGCGGACGCCGCCCCCACCGGTTGTTGCAGCTGCGCGGCCTCCAGCAGTCGCTCGAGGGCCGCCTCGACTTCGGCCTTCCACCCCAGCCCCTTGTCCAGTTCGAGGCGCAGTCGCGGGAAGTACGGGTGCGGCGCGACCACCACGAAGCCGGCGTCGATCAGGAAGTCGGCATCGATGATGCAATGTTCGACCGAGCAGTCGCCGAGCGCGTCGAACACCGGCCGCACGTCGTCGTCCACCGGCTCCTGCAACTCCGTCGCCGCTGCAGTGCGCCCGAAAGCCTCCAGCGCGCGGACGCCGCGGCGCACCAGTTCCTCGATGACGCGCGTGATCAAGTGGTGCGGGAGATCCTCGTCCGCCTGCCCCCGCTCGATACCCATCGAAGTCAGGAGCACCGCGTCGGCGGAGACCGGCGCGGTGGGAAAGCGGGTCGCGCGCGGAACCGCGCGCGGCGGGGCATACAGGACGTAGCCCAGGCAGGGTGGTTCGGCCTGGCTGCGTTCGTCAGGAATCGCCGTCGCAACCTGGCCGCAGGAGCCCCACTCCAGCATGACCATCGACAGCCACGCCTCTTTTTCGAATTCCGGATCGGCGAGGTGCTCGTCCTTGCCGAGCGTCCCCGGATCGACTTCCCAGAAGACGCAGCGACGCGCGTGCTTGGGGAGCTGCTCGAAGGCTTCGAGCCGCAGCGCTGTAATCCGAGCTGACACTAGTCTCCTAGCCTCCGTGCGGTACCCGAGCCCATGGCCTCATTCCTGCGCGGGCGCCGGTCCGCAGTGCGATCCACCCGACTTGTGGCGGATGCGTACCGGCAACCCCTCCAGGATAGGAGAGTCGATCGCCGTCCGGCCAGTGTTGGCCCTCGTCCGCGGCTCCCGCGACCCTGCCGCGGCCCGGTCGGGGCTCGAAATCGCTTGATGCACACCACATCTCCGTTGAATGGCGGTGCCCACTGCCGGACGGAAAACGGTTCCGAAACGGCTCAGTGTCACAGTGACGTAATTACAGAATATGTCGGGTCATACCGTTTCACGGCGTCTTCGCGGTCATCAGGTCGATGATTCGCTGGAGGTCGTCGACCGAACCGAACTCGACCACAATCTTGCCTTTTCGTTTGCCGAGGGCCACCGTCACCCGCGTGTCGAAGGCGTTCGACAGCCGCTCAGCGACGTCCTGCAGTCCGGGCATCTGGATCGGCTTGCGTCGCGGTGGCGTGGGCGCCGCCCCGTCCCCCCGGTTGGCCAGGGTCACCGCCTCCTCGGTGGCCCGCACCGAAAGGCCCTCGGCGACGATGCGGCTCGCCAACTCCTCCTGGGCCTCCGCGCCGGCTTCCAACGACAGCAGGGCCCGGGCGTGGCCGGCCGACAGCACCCCTGCCGCCACCCGGCGCTGCACCGGGATGGGCAGCTTGAGCAACCGGATCATGTTGGTGATGAGCGGACGCGAGCGGCCGATCCGGGCCGCCAGCTCATCGTGAGTGACCCCGAACTCGTCGAGCAACTGTTGATACGCGGCTGCCTCTTCCAACGGATTCAGTTGTACCCGGTGGATGTTCTCCAGCAAGGCATCGCGCAGGAGGTTGTCGTCCCCGGTCTCGCGG
It contains:
- a CDS encoding acetyltransferase; amino-acid sequence: MSARITALRLEAFEQLPKHARRCVFWEVDPGTLGKDEHLADPEFEKEAWLSMVMLEWGSCGQVATAIPDERSQAEPPCLGYVLYAPPRAVPRATRFPTAPVSADAVLLTSMGIERGQADEDLPHHLITRVIEELVRRGVRALEAFGRTAAATELQEPVDDDVRPVFDALGDCSVEHCIIDADFLIDAGFVVVAPHPYFPRLRLELDKGLGWKAEVEAALERLLEAAQLQQPVGAASAASVGSEMTAGETTPAARQVDDCETRNR
- a CDS encoding ParB/RepB/Spo0J family partition protein, which produces MSNPSRRKGGLGRGLASLIPTGPVEGDASTFGPRMGSAAADVVIGGPLPDAAAMGAVYREIAPSDIEPNPRQPRQVFDDEALSELVHSIREFGLLQPIVVRAVPGSTSGAHYQIVMGERRWRAAQEAGLSTIPAIVRETGDDNLLRDALLENIHRVQLNPLEEAAAYQQLLDEFGVTHDELAARIGRSRPLITNMIRLLKLPIPVQRRVAAGVLSAGHARALLSLEAGAEAQEELASRIVAEGLSVRATEEAVTLANRGDGAAPTPPRRKPIQMPGLQDVAERLSNAFDTRVTVALGKRKGKIVVEFGSVDDLQRIIDLMTAKTP